In Nocardia sp. NBC_00403, one DNA window encodes the following:
- a CDS encoding WXG100 family type VII secretion target, whose translation MSDELRVQVDRLREASRFSADKAQAIRDELTKLDDTIGKELLADGWQGKAASAYDESWVQWKAGTDTIIAALEESAASLAEAATQYELRDTTNRDAITGLTGLDLP comes from the coding sequence GTGTCCGACGAACTCCGGGTCCAGGTCGACCGGCTGCGTGAGGCCTCCCGGTTCTCCGCGGACAAAGCCCAAGCCATCCGCGACGAGCTGACGAAGCTCGACGACACCATCGGCAAAGAACTCCTTGCCGATGGTTGGCAGGGAAAAGCAGCTAGCGCCTACGACGAGTCGTGGGTCCAGTGGAAGGCGGGCACTGACACGATCATCGCCGCGTTGGAGGAATCCGCCGCGAGCCTCGCTGAGGCCGCCACCCAATACGAGTTGCGCGACACGACAAACCGCGACGCGATCACCGGGCTCACGGGATTGGATCTGCCATGA
- a CDS encoding WXG100 family type VII secretion target, with the protein MTGDDRYRVDLEQLDAAIGTMEAFGRTVEDWLGEVDRHIADLHLTWSSKAATAQQVAHDKWSAGVNEMRENLDELREVARKAHTNYSGAVDTNRRMWP; encoded by the coding sequence ATGACCGGAGATGACCGCTACCGGGTCGACCTCGAGCAACTCGATGCCGCGATCGGCACGATGGAGGCGTTCGGCCGCACCGTCGAGGACTGGTTGGGCGAAGTAGACCGTCACATCGCCGACCTACACCTGACGTGGTCGAGCAAGGCGGCGACCGCGCAGCAGGTCGCGCACGACAAGTGGAGTGCCGGCGTCAACGAGATGCGCGAAAACCTCGACGAGCTACGCGAGGTGGCGCGGAAGGCACACACCAACTACTCCGGTGCCGTCGATACCAATCGACGGATGTGGCCGTGA
- a CDS encoding WXG100-like domain-containing protein: protein MTPGPRPIIVNPDGPRDAGDGFADVYWKARGAVEKAVTALKGCASCAGTDNAGKKWSDDYDPAAADAVEALGALVESCGIMHDLLHATAANHANANSQSAPEPNPNDLMFPPGSMPIYAPDDLPAFFGSSSSDPSLWEVVKGWVEGELWPNGDPDKLRTAALAWTALADELGLAETGVPAARFMIEQQQSPEVDQILTQVDAVKTAFDEIEAQCRVLSAACSAYADQVEHAHREIFAMLIELGAWVALDQMAGVLAAPFTGGGSSAAAQAGMAGLLAVYGARIAARCRVLTATAEATGLPVIAASGAFARCSESLLPLLTSDVLLYGADGTLFGAGAHWTMALASRRPRWWPETIAKVESQATKTPDGKYYIVAPEPDVRVPVNKSYADKPEILALPKDAKGQYYVDAANKVRYPVNPKWEIGHSYGNEHRRLLADAQARGLTQQQFDVEVNTQTNRLFIEDLPGNRSHRREMK, encoded by the coding sequence GTGACGCCTGGTCCCAGACCGATCATCGTCAACCCGGATGGGCCTCGCGACGCCGGTGACGGATTCGCCGATGTGTATTGGAAGGCCCGGGGTGCTGTCGAGAAAGCGGTGACCGCGCTCAAAGGTTGCGCCAGCTGCGCGGGCACCGACAACGCAGGCAAGAAGTGGAGCGATGACTACGACCCAGCGGCCGCAGATGCTGTTGAGGCGCTGGGGGCTCTAGTCGAATCCTGCGGCATCATGCACGACCTGCTGCACGCGACGGCCGCGAACCACGCCAACGCCAACAGCCAGTCGGCGCCCGAACCCAACCCCAACGACCTGATGTTTCCGCCGGGTTCGATGCCGATCTACGCACCTGATGATCTCCCAGCATTCTTCGGCAGCAGCAGTAGCGACCCTTCGCTGTGGGAAGTGGTCAAGGGCTGGGTCGAAGGGGAGCTGTGGCCCAACGGTGATCCCGACAAACTTCGGACCGCTGCCCTCGCGTGGACCGCGCTGGCTGACGAACTCGGGCTTGCCGAAACCGGCGTTCCTGCTGCTCGATTCATGATCGAGCAGCAGCAGTCGCCGGAAGTCGACCAGATTCTGACCCAGGTCGATGCTGTGAAGACCGCCTTCGACGAGATCGAAGCACAGTGCCGGGTGCTGTCGGCGGCCTGCAGTGCCTACGCCGACCAGGTGGAGCACGCGCACCGCGAAATCTTCGCCATGCTCATCGAACTCGGGGCGTGGGTCGCTTTGGACCAGATGGCCGGCGTCCTCGCCGCACCATTCACTGGCGGTGGCTCGAGTGCCGCCGCGCAGGCCGGTATGGCAGGTCTTCTGGCGGTATACGGGGCGCGGATCGCGGCGCGCTGTCGCGTGCTTACTGCGACGGCCGAGGCAACCGGGCTTCCGGTGATTGCGGCCAGTGGTGCGTTTGCGCGCTGCTCGGAGTCGTTGTTGCCGTTGTTGACGTCGGATGTCCTGCTCTACGGCGCGGATGGCACGTTGTTCGGTGCTGGGGCGCATTGGACGATGGCTCTGGCGTCGCGTCGGCCGCGGTGGTGGCCGGAGACGATCGCGAAGGTCGAGTCGCAAGCAACGAAAACCCCGGACGGCAAGTACTACATTGTCGCGCCGGAGCCGGATGTCCGTGTGCCTGTGAACAAGTCGTATGCGGACAAGCCTGAGATCTTGGCTCTGCCCAAAGACGCGAAGGGGCAGTACTACGTGGATGCGGCCAATAAGGTCAGGTACCCGGTGAACCCGAAGTGGGAGATCGGGCATTCTTACGGCAACGAACACCGTCGCCTGCTCGCGGATGCCCAAGCTCGCGGCCTGACCCAGCAACAGTTCGATGTCGAGGTCAACACTCAAACAAACAGGCTGTTCATCGAAGACTTACCAGGAAACCGCAGCCATAGACGGGAGATGAAATAG
- a CDS encoding ankyrin repeat domain-containing protein — translation MSATDEYGRTVLHYAANDGDLEQVERLLATEDVNARDNEGWTPLHFAAQSGQPEVVAILLDAGAQVDALNDKGMPPIYWAIMTPRGDQPATIRLLRERGADPTRETIKGYFGLSSPLDVVRDIGNKPDIVAEFADLL, via the coding sequence GTGAGTGCCACAGACGAATACGGTCGCACAGTGTTGCATTATGCCGCGAACGACGGGGACCTCGAACAGGTCGAGCGGCTCCTGGCCACCGAAGACGTCAACGCCCGCGACAACGAAGGCTGGACGCCACTGCACTTCGCGGCCCAATCCGGGCAACCTGAGGTCGTGGCCATCCTGTTGGATGCGGGCGCACAGGTCGATGCCCTCAACGACAAGGGAATGCCACCTATCTACTGGGCGATCATGACCCCCCGCGGTGACCAACCCGCGACGATCCGACTCCTCCGTGAGCGCGGCGCGGACCCGACCCGCGAAACCATCAAGGGCTACTTCGGGTTGAGCAGCCCCCTTGATGTGGTGCGAGACATCGGCAACAAACCTGACATCGTCGCTGAGTTCGCCGACCTGCTGTGA
- a CDS encoding YbaB/EbfC family nucleoid-associated protein produces MAQKAAVARASLELVRGRGTSANGSVTATVDSAGRLRDLNFTAVAYKSGTQLPKLVLEATRNAERDALKQTREIMRPITSDSRVQASLAAAREVVGNAAAPAPAQHRMTEEEIQAADDAYFERMNERGWNP; encoded by the coding sequence ATGGCGCAGAAGGCTGCGGTCGCACGCGCGAGTCTGGAACTGGTTCGAGGGCGCGGAACCTCGGCGAACGGATCAGTTACCGCGACAGTGGATTCCGCGGGTCGTCTCCGCGATCTCAACTTCACTGCTGTTGCGTACAAATCGGGAACTCAGCTACCCAAGCTGGTTCTCGAGGCTACCCGCAACGCTGAACGTGACGCCCTGAAGCAGACTCGGGAAATAATGCGGCCCATAACGAGCGACTCGCGGGTGCAGGCATCGCTCGCAGCAGCTCGGGAGGTAGTTGGTAACGCTGCCGCGCCAGCTCCCGCGCAGCATCGGATGACCGAGGAAGAGATCCAGGCTGCCGACGACGCCTACTTCGAGCGCATGAATGAACGTGGCTGGAACCCCTGA